In one window of Mytilus trossulus isolate FHL-02 chromosome 7, PNRI_Mtr1.1.1.hap1, whole genome shotgun sequence DNA:
- the LOC134726505 gene encoding uncharacterized protein LOC134726505, whose protein sequence is MGFETPVRKDRNSHGGGIIMYFKNYVHIIRRQDLEHDEIESMWFELKTKLRSILININYRSERQSTVYFWQYFDQMLKNALDENNCIICLGDLNKNFMSDLPSNIRDIIFINGLINIIDKATHFDTRTSSSSLLDPILVTDSIPVLDKDTIPIDRGVSDHDGTYVTFDCGFSKSRTYIRSIWDYKRGDYDLMKQKVLNTNWENLISDASDVHVAATNFTNTFINIASACIPTRDVTIRCDDKVWFDSNLRRETRKRDRFRKLFMRSHSTSAEHKYKQQRNKVNNLKKQAKKHFYVTINENLDELKVANCKQYWKTINMLIKSDRPTHDIPPLRDPDHNFNLAYEGTEKSEILNKYFCSISNIDDAQKDLPEFDDRCHEFLSQIIVSEQDVLDIISTLDPNKAVGPDIVSNRMLLAVRNEISKPLCLLFNKSLHERVFPDQWKIAYVIPLFKSGDKSLPSNYRPVSLLSCLREI, encoded by the exons ATGGGGTTTGAGACACCAGTTAGAAAAGACAGAAATTCACATGGTGGTGGTATtatcatgtattttaaaaattacgtTCACATAATCCGTCGACAAGATTTAGAGCATGATGAAATTGAGAGTATGTGGTTTGAGTTAAAGACCAAACTACGATCTATTTTGATTAATATAAATTATAGGTCTGAAAGGCAATCTACAGTTTATTTCTGGCAATACTTTgatcaaatgttgaaaaacgcccttgatgaaaataattgtataatttgCTTAGGTGATCTGAATAAAAATTTTATGTCGGATCTACCGTCAAATATTAgagatattatttttattaatggcCTGATTAACATAATTGACAAAGCCACGCACTTTGACACACGAACAAGTAGCTCGTCACTACTTGACCCTATTTTAGTTACAGACTCTATACCAGTTTTAGATAAAGACACTATACCTATTGATAGAGGTGTAAGTGACCATGACGGAACATATGTCACATTTGATTGTGGTTTTAGTAAAAGTCGAACATATATTAGATCTATATGGGATTATAAAAGAGGGGATTATGACTTGATGAAACAAAAAGTACTTAACACTAATTGGGAAAATTTGATTTCTGATGCAAGTGATGTTCATGTTGCTGCTACGAATTTCACTAACACTTTTATTAATATAGCATCTGCGTGTATCCCTACAAGGGACGTAACTATAAGATGTGATGATAAAGTTTGGTTTGATTCAAATTTGAGACGGGAAACGAGAAAACGGGACAGATTTCGAAAACTTTTTATGCGTTCACATAGTACATCTGCTGAACATAAATATAAGCAACAAAGGAACaaagttaataatttaaaaaagcaaGCTAAAAAGCATTTTTACGTGACTATAAACGAGAATTTGGATGAACTTAAAGTTGCAAACTGTAAACAGTATTGGAAGACCATCAATATGTTAATTAAAAGCGACAGACCAACTCATGATATTCCTCCGCTAAGAGACCCGGATCATAACTTTAACCTTGCGTATGAAGGAACAGAAAAGTCTgagattttaaataaatatttttgttctatttctaATATAGATGATGCTCAAAAAGATTTACCGGAATTTGATGATCGCTGtcatgagtttctttcgcagaTAATTGTTAGTGAACAAGATGTACTTGATATTATTTCTACGCTTGATCCAAATAAAGCGGTAGGACCAGATATTGTTAGCAACAGAATGTTACTTGCTGTtagaaatgaaatttcaaaaccattatgtttactttttaataaatcacTTCATGAGAGAGTATTTCCCGATCAATGGAAAATTGCATATgttattccattattcaaaagtgGTGACAAATCACTACCTTCTAACTACAGGCCTGTCTCCTTATTGTCATGT CTCAGAGAAATCTGa